A region from the Serinus canaria isolate serCan28SL12 chromosome 10, serCan2020, whole genome shotgun sequence genome encodes:
- the SLTM gene encoding SAFB-like transcription modulator isoform X5: protein MAAAASAPAAAAAGAPAAPAAPPTESKRISDLRVIDLKSELKRRNLDITGVKTVLIARLKQAIEEEGGDPDNIEISVSADTPTKKPTKGKGKKQEADELTGDASVEEDSFVKVIKESELETQDASDQDGNDELKDFKESVEDENLNSKELPSAEKKRYHDLEPVETTEDVEKDSESQENEGPDIEDYTFPAVHDGEDEENEKDKAGSGDGTQEVSKPLPSEESLAEADHTAHEEMEANTSVKEAEDDNISVTIQAEDAITLDFDGDDLLETGKNVKITDSEASKPKDVQDTISQSLEKESKDYEVTENHKDGKKEDCVKGDPVKKEARESSKKAESGDKEKDTLKKGPSSTGASGQAKSSTKESKESKTTSKDDKGSASSVSGSSGSSTRNLWVSGLSSNTKAADLKNLFGKYGKVLGAKVVTNARSPGAKCYGIVTMSSSTEVARCIAHLHRTELHGQQISVEKVKGDPSKKELKKESDEKSSSGRSIGDKKTASSDKASKTPSTKKEEKKSEKSEKKESKETKKTEGGKSPGQVVVLDQTKGDQGHTRTVRRGRFDKPQILRNKERIIQEKVKFREYRGRKDILPFEKMKEQRLREHMVRLERIRRAVELRRRREIAERERRERERIRIMHEREECLQRERERLEIERQKLERERMERERLERERVRIEQERRKEAERIAREREELRRQQQQLRYEQEKRNSLKRPRDVDHRRDDPYWNESKKMALDTDARFGHGSDYSRQQNRFNDFDHRERGRYPESSSVPSSSFDRRDRFVNQGEAKKTRPTARREEPGFERYPKTFSESRRNEPPQARSELRDTDRREVRGDRDERRTVIIHDRPEIPHGRHPRETGSNPPRQTNWKSEGSISTDKRDGSNFYRGERPERSGREVSGHVRGAPPGSRSSASGYGGREGERGVMGERGGGQHYNEDRHVVERHSREAGPRKEWHGPSSQGSGYHDTRRMGDGRGGGGMMAPHTSNSSPINRVVQITGNSMQRGSGSGFKPFKGGPPRRF, encoded by the exons atggccgccgccgcctccgctcccgccgccgccgctgcggGGGCTCCCGCGGCTCCTGCGGCGCCGCCCACCGAGAGCAAGAGGATCAGCGACCTGCGCGTCATCGACCTCAAGTCAGAGCTGAAGCGGCGCAACCTGGACATCACCGGCGTGAAGACGGTGCTCATCGCCCGGCTCAAGCAG gCTATTGAAGAGGAAGGAGGTGATCCAGATAATATTGAAATAAGTGTTTCAGCTGACACACCCACCAAGAAGCCAACTAAAGGCAAAG GTAAAAAGCAGGAAGCTGATGAATTGACTGGTGATGCTTCAGTGGAAGAGGACTCCTTTGTCAAGGTAATAAAA GAAAGTGAATTGGAGACTCAAGATGCAAGTGATCAAGATGGAAATGATGAATTGAAAGACTTTAAAGAATCTGTTGAAGATGAGAACTTGAATTCTAAAGAACTACCatctgcagaaaagaaaagatacCATGACCTGGAGCCAGTGGAGACAACAGAAGATGTGGAGAAGGATTCTGAAAGTCAG GAAAATGAAGGTCCAGACATAGAAGATTATACTTTTCCAGCTGTCCAT GATGgggaagatgaagaaaatgagaaag ATAAAGCAGGTTCTGGTGATGGTACACAAGAAGTATCTAAACCTCTTCCTTCAGAAGAAAGCCTTGCTGAGGCTGATCACACGGCTCATGAAGAGATGGAAGCTAACACCTCTGTGAAAGAAGCTGAGGATGATAACATATCGGTTACAATCCAGGCCGAAGATGCCATCACTCTGGATTTTGATGGTGATGACCTCCTAGAAACAggtaaaaatgtgaaaattacaGATTCTGAAGCAAGTAAGCCAAAGGATGTGCAGGATACCATTTCAcagagcctggagaaggaaagcaaGGACTATGAGGTGACTGAGAACCATAAAGATGGTAAGAAGGAAGACTGCGTGAAGGGTGATCCCGTCAAGAAGGAAGCCAGAGAAAGTTCAAAGAAAGCAGAATCTGGAGACAAAGAAAAGGATACTTTGAAGAAAGGTCCCTCGTCTACTGGGGCCTCTGGTCAAGCAAAGAG CTCTACTAAGGAATCTAAAGAAAGCAAGACAACATCAAAGGATGATAAAG GAAGCGCGAGCAGTGTTAGTGGTAGCAGTGGAAGCTCAACTAGAAACCTCTGGGTTAGCGGACTGTCTTCCAACACAAAAGCTGCTGacttgaaaaatctctttggcAAATATGGAAAG GTACTTGGTGCAAAGGTGGTCACAAATGCACGAAGCCCGGGGGCAAAATGCTACGGCATAGTAACAATGTCCTCTAGTACAGAAGTGGCCAGGTGCATCGCACACCTGCACCGCACAGAGCTGCACGGACAGCAGATCTCTGTGGAGAAA gtgaaaGGTGATCCCTCCAAAAAAGAATTGAAGAAGGAAAGTGATGAGAAATCTAGTTCGGGTAGGAGCATAGGAGATAAGAAGACTGCATCAAGTGACAAAGCCAGCAA AACTCCGTCAaccaaaaaagaagaaaagaaatcagagaaatctgaaaaaaaagaaagtaaagaaaccaagaaaacaGAAG GTGGTAAAAGCCCAGGTCAAGTTGTAGTTTTAGACCAAACAAAAGGAGACCAAGGCCACACTAGGACAGTTAGAAGGGGAAGGTTTGATAAA CCACAGATATTGAGGAACAAAGAGCGTATTATTCAAGAGAAAGTGAAATTCAGGGAATACAGGGGTAGAAAGGATATCTTGCCTTTTGAAAAGATGAAGGAACAGAGATTGCGAGAACACATGGTTCGGTTGGAAAGGATACGACGAGCTGTTGAACTGCGAAG gcgAAGAGAAATTGCGGAGCGAGAGCGGCGCGAGCGAGAGCGGATCCGGATAATGCACGAGAGAGAAGAGTgcctgcagagggagagggagcgACTGGAAATTGAGAGgcagaagctggagagggagaggatggaACGGGAGCGTTTGGAGAGAGAGCGTGTTCGGATTGAAcag GAACGTCGGAAAGAAGCGGAGCGAATCGCGCGGGAGAGGGAGGAGCtccggcggcagcagcagcagctccgcTATGAACAGGAGAAGAGGAATTCTTTGAAACGGCCACGGGATGTAGATCACAG GAGAGATGATCCTTACTGGAATGAGAGTAAGAAGATGGCTCTTGATACAGATGCACGTTTTGGCCATGGCTCAGACTACAGCCGCCAGCAGAACAGGTTCAATGACTTTGATCACAGAGAGCGAGGCCGATATCCAGAAAGCTCTTCTGTTCCATCATCTTCTTTTGATAG GCGAGATCGTTTTGTAAATCAAGGTGAGGCAAAAAAGACTCGCCCAACAGCACGAAGAGAAGAGCCAGGCTTTGAGAGGTACCCCAAGACCTTCAGTGAGTCCAGAAGAAATGAACCACCACAGGCAAGAAGCGAACTGCGGGACACGGACAGGCGCGAAGTGCGAGGAGACAGAGATGAGAGGAGAACGGTGATCATCCACGACAGACCAGAAATCCCACACGGCCGACACCCCAGAGAAACCGGCTCCAACCCACCTCGGCAAACGAACTGGAAGAGCGAGGGAAGCATAAGCACAGACAAACGGGATGGCAG CAATTTTTACAGAGGCGAGCGGCCGGAGCGCTCGGGAAGGGAAGTGTCCGGCCACGTGAGGGGAGCGCCTCCCGGGAGCCGCAGCAGCGCCTCTGGCTatggaggcagggaaggagaacGGGGCGTGATGGGAGAGAGAGGTGGAGGACAA CACTACAATGAGGACAGACACGTCGTGGAACGCCACAGTCGTGAAGCTGGACCAAGGAAAGAATGGCATGGACCTAGTTCTCAAGGAAGTGGCTATCATGACACAAGGAGAATGGGAGATGGCCGTGGAGGAGGGGGCATGATGGCTCCACATACAAG TAACTCTTCACCCATTAATAGAGTTGTACAGATCACAGGCAATTCCATGCAGAGGGGAAGTGGCTCAGGATTTAAGCCATTTAAAGGTGGACCTCCACGAAGATTCTAA
- the SLTM gene encoding SAFB-like transcription modulator isoform X1, translating into MAAAASAPAAAAAGAPAAPAAPPTESKRISDLRVIDLKSELKRRNLDITGVKTVLIARLKQAIEEEGGDPDNIEISVSADTPTKKPTKGKGKKQEADELTGDASVEEDSFVKVIKESELETQDASDQDGNDELKDFKESVEDENLNSKELPSAEKKRYHDLEPVETTEDVEKDSESQENEGPDIEDYTFPAVHDGEDEENEKDKAGSGDGTQEVSKPLPSEESLAEADHTAHEEMEANTSVKEAEDDNISVTIQAEDAITLDFDGDDLLETGKNVKITDSEASKPKDVQDTISQSLEKESKDYEVTENHKDGKKEDCVKGDPVKKEARESSKKAESGDKEKDTLKKGPSSTGASGQAKSSTKESKESKTTSKDDKGSASSVSGSSGSSTRNLWVSGLSSNTKAADLKNLFGKYGKVLGAKVVTNARSPGAKCYGIVTMSSSTEVARCIAHLHRTELHGQQISVEKVKGDPSKKELKKESDEKSSSGRSIGDKKTASSDKASKTPSTKKEEKKSEKSEKKESKETKKTEGKDEKSDNGTSGPNQESTKKTEEKKRISGKSPGQVVVLDQTKGDQGHTRTVRRGRFDKPQILRNKERIIQEKVKFREYRGRKDILPFEKMKEQRLREHMVRLERIRRAVELRRRREIAERERRERERIRIMHEREECLQRERERLEIERQKLERERMERERLERERVRIEQERRKEAERIAREREELRRQQQQLRYEQEKRNSLKRPRDVDHRRDDPYWNESKKMALDTDARFGHGSDYSRQQNRFNDFDHRERGRYPESSSVPSSSFDRRDRFVNQGEAKKTRPTARREEPGFERYPKTFSESRRNEPPQARSELRDTDRREVRGDRDERRTVIIHDRPEIPHGRHPRETGSNPPRQTNWKSEGSISTDKRDGSNFYRGERPERSGREVSGHVRGAPPGSRSSASGYGGREGERGVMGERGGGQHYNEDRHVVERHSREAGPRKEWHGPSSQGSGYHDTRRMGDGRGGGGMMAPHTSNSSPINRVVQITGNSMQRGSGSGFKPFKGGPPRRF; encoded by the exons atggccgccgccgcctccgctcccgccgccgccgctgcggGGGCTCCCGCGGCTCCTGCGGCGCCGCCCACCGAGAGCAAGAGGATCAGCGACCTGCGCGTCATCGACCTCAAGTCAGAGCTGAAGCGGCGCAACCTGGACATCACCGGCGTGAAGACGGTGCTCATCGCCCGGCTCAAGCAG gCTATTGAAGAGGAAGGAGGTGATCCAGATAATATTGAAATAAGTGTTTCAGCTGACACACCCACCAAGAAGCCAACTAAAGGCAAAG GTAAAAAGCAGGAAGCTGATGAATTGACTGGTGATGCTTCAGTGGAAGAGGACTCCTTTGTCAAGGTAATAAAA GAAAGTGAATTGGAGACTCAAGATGCAAGTGATCAAGATGGAAATGATGAATTGAAAGACTTTAAAGAATCTGTTGAAGATGAGAACTTGAATTCTAAAGAACTACCatctgcagaaaagaaaagatacCATGACCTGGAGCCAGTGGAGACAACAGAAGATGTGGAGAAGGATTCTGAAAGTCAG GAAAATGAAGGTCCAGACATAGAAGATTATACTTTTCCAGCTGTCCAT GATGgggaagatgaagaaaatgagaaag ATAAAGCAGGTTCTGGTGATGGTACACAAGAAGTATCTAAACCTCTTCCTTCAGAAGAAAGCCTTGCTGAGGCTGATCACACGGCTCATGAAGAGATGGAAGCTAACACCTCTGTGAAAGAAGCTGAGGATGATAACATATCGGTTACAATCCAGGCCGAAGATGCCATCACTCTGGATTTTGATGGTGATGACCTCCTAGAAACAggtaaaaatgtgaaaattacaGATTCTGAAGCAAGTAAGCCAAAGGATGTGCAGGATACCATTTCAcagagcctggagaaggaaagcaaGGACTATGAGGTGACTGAGAACCATAAAGATGGTAAGAAGGAAGACTGCGTGAAGGGTGATCCCGTCAAGAAGGAAGCCAGAGAAAGTTCAAAGAAAGCAGAATCTGGAGACAAAGAAAAGGATACTTTGAAGAAAGGTCCCTCGTCTACTGGGGCCTCTGGTCAAGCAAAGAG CTCTACTAAGGAATCTAAAGAAAGCAAGACAACATCAAAGGATGATAAAG GAAGCGCGAGCAGTGTTAGTGGTAGCAGTGGAAGCTCAACTAGAAACCTCTGGGTTAGCGGACTGTCTTCCAACACAAAAGCTGCTGacttgaaaaatctctttggcAAATATGGAAAG GTACTTGGTGCAAAGGTGGTCACAAATGCACGAAGCCCGGGGGCAAAATGCTACGGCATAGTAACAATGTCCTCTAGTACAGAAGTGGCCAGGTGCATCGCACACCTGCACCGCACAGAGCTGCACGGACAGCAGATCTCTGTGGAGAAA gtgaaaGGTGATCCCTCCAAAAAAGAATTGAAGAAGGAAAGTGATGAGAAATCTAGTTCGGGTAGGAGCATAGGAGATAAGAAGACTGCATCAAGTGACAAAGCCAGCAA AACTCCGTCAaccaaaaaagaagaaaagaaatcagagaaatctgaaaaaaaagaaagtaaagaaaccaagaaaacaGAAGGTAAAGATGAGAAGAGTGATAATGGAACAAGTGGCCCTAATCAAGAATCCActaaaaaaactgaagaaaagaaaagaataa GTGGTAAAAGCCCAGGTCAAGTTGTAGTTTTAGACCAAACAAAAGGAGACCAAGGCCACACTAGGACAGTTAGAAGGGGAAGGTTTGATAAA CCACAGATATTGAGGAACAAAGAGCGTATTATTCAAGAGAAAGTGAAATTCAGGGAATACAGGGGTAGAAAGGATATCTTGCCTTTTGAAAAGATGAAGGAACAGAGATTGCGAGAACACATGGTTCGGTTGGAAAGGATACGACGAGCTGTTGAACTGCGAAG gcgAAGAGAAATTGCGGAGCGAGAGCGGCGCGAGCGAGAGCGGATCCGGATAATGCACGAGAGAGAAGAGTgcctgcagagggagagggagcgACTGGAAATTGAGAGgcagaagctggagagggagaggatggaACGGGAGCGTTTGGAGAGAGAGCGTGTTCGGATTGAAcag GAACGTCGGAAAGAAGCGGAGCGAATCGCGCGGGAGAGGGAGGAGCtccggcggcagcagcagcagctccgcTATGAACAGGAGAAGAGGAATTCTTTGAAACGGCCACGGGATGTAGATCACAG GAGAGATGATCCTTACTGGAATGAGAGTAAGAAGATGGCTCTTGATACAGATGCACGTTTTGGCCATGGCTCAGACTACAGCCGCCAGCAGAACAGGTTCAATGACTTTGATCACAGAGAGCGAGGCCGATATCCAGAAAGCTCTTCTGTTCCATCATCTTCTTTTGATAG GCGAGATCGTTTTGTAAATCAAGGTGAGGCAAAAAAGACTCGCCCAACAGCACGAAGAGAAGAGCCAGGCTTTGAGAGGTACCCCAAGACCTTCAGTGAGTCCAGAAGAAATGAACCACCACAGGCAAGAAGCGAACTGCGGGACACGGACAGGCGCGAAGTGCGAGGAGACAGAGATGAGAGGAGAACGGTGATCATCCACGACAGACCAGAAATCCCACACGGCCGACACCCCAGAGAAACCGGCTCCAACCCACCTCGGCAAACGAACTGGAAGAGCGAGGGAAGCATAAGCACAGACAAACGGGATGGCAG CAATTTTTACAGAGGCGAGCGGCCGGAGCGCTCGGGAAGGGAAGTGTCCGGCCACGTGAGGGGAGCGCCTCCCGGGAGCCGCAGCAGCGCCTCTGGCTatggaggcagggaaggagaacGGGGCGTGATGGGAGAGAGAGGTGGAGGACAA CACTACAATGAGGACAGACACGTCGTGGAACGCCACAGTCGTGAAGCTGGACCAAGGAAAGAATGGCATGGACCTAGTTCTCAAGGAAGTGGCTATCATGACACAAGGAGAATGGGAGATGGCCGTGGAGGAGGGGGCATGATGGCTCCACATACAAG TAACTCTTCACCCATTAATAGAGTTGTACAGATCACAGGCAATTCCATGCAGAGGGGAAGTGGCTCAGGATTTAAGCCATTTAAAGGTGGACCTCCACGAAGATTCTAA
- the SLTM gene encoding SAFB-like transcription modulator isoform X2, whose protein sequence is MAAAASAPAAAAAGAPAAPAAPPTESKRISDLRVIDLKSELKRRNLDITGVKTVLIARLKQAIEEEGGDPDNIEISVSADTPTKKPTKGKGKKQEADELTGDASVEEDSFVKESELETQDASDQDGNDELKDFKESVEDENLNSKELPSAEKKRYHDLEPVETTEDVEKDSESQENEGPDIEDYTFPAVHDGEDEENEKDKAGSGDGTQEVSKPLPSEESLAEADHTAHEEMEANTSVKEAEDDNISVTIQAEDAITLDFDGDDLLETGKNVKITDSEASKPKDVQDTISQSLEKESKDYEVTENHKDGKKEDCVKGDPVKKEARESSKKAESGDKEKDTLKKGPSSTGASGQAKSSTKESKESKTTSKDDKGSASSVSGSSGSSTRNLWVSGLSSNTKAADLKNLFGKYGKVLGAKVVTNARSPGAKCYGIVTMSSSTEVARCIAHLHRTELHGQQISVEKVKGDPSKKELKKESDEKSSSGRSIGDKKTASSDKASKTPSTKKEEKKSEKSEKKESKETKKTEGKDEKSDNGTSGPNQESTKKTEEKKRISGKSPGQVVVLDQTKGDQGHTRTVRRGRFDKPQILRNKERIIQEKVKFREYRGRKDILPFEKMKEQRLREHMVRLERIRRAVELRRRREIAERERRERERIRIMHEREECLQRERERLEIERQKLERERMERERLERERVRIEQERRKEAERIAREREELRRQQQQLRYEQEKRNSLKRPRDVDHRRDDPYWNESKKMALDTDARFGHGSDYSRQQNRFNDFDHRERGRYPESSSVPSSSFDRRDRFVNQGEAKKTRPTARREEPGFERYPKTFSESRRNEPPQARSELRDTDRREVRGDRDERRTVIIHDRPEIPHGRHPRETGSNPPRQTNWKSEGSISTDKRDGSNFYRGERPERSGREVSGHVRGAPPGSRSSASGYGGREGERGVMGERGGGQHYNEDRHVVERHSREAGPRKEWHGPSSQGSGYHDTRRMGDGRGGGGMMAPHTSNSSPINRVVQITGNSMQRGSGSGFKPFKGGPPRRF, encoded by the exons atggccgccgccgcctccgctcccgccgccgccgctgcggGGGCTCCCGCGGCTCCTGCGGCGCCGCCCACCGAGAGCAAGAGGATCAGCGACCTGCGCGTCATCGACCTCAAGTCAGAGCTGAAGCGGCGCAACCTGGACATCACCGGCGTGAAGACGGTGCTCATCGCCCGGCTCAAGCAG gCTATTGAAGAGGAAGGAGGTGATCCAGATAATATTGAAATAAGTGTTTCAGCTGACACACCCACCAAGAAGCCAACTAAAGGCAAAG GTAAAAAGCAGGAAGCTGATGAATTGACTGGTGATGCTTCAGTGGAAGAGGACTCCTTTGTCAAG GAAAGTGAATTGGAGACTCAAGATGCAAGTGATCAAGATGGAAATGATGAATTGAAAGACTTTAAAGAATCTGTTGAAGATGAGAACTTGAATTCTAAAGAACTACCatctgcagaaaagaaaagatacCATGACCTGGAGCCAGTGGAGACAACAGAAGATGTGGAGAAGGATTCTGAAAGTCAG GAAAATGAAGGTCCAGACATAGAAGATTATACTTTTCCAGCTGTCCAT GATGgggaagatgaagaaaatgagaaag ATAAAGCAGGTTCTGGTGATGGTACACAAGAAGTATCTAAACCTCTTCCTTCAGAAGAAAGCCTTGCTGAGGCTGATCACACGGCTCATGAAGAGATGGAAGCTAACACCTCTGTGAAAGAAGCTGAGGATGATAACATATCGGTTACAATCCAGGCCGAAGATGCCATCACTCTGGATTTTGATGGTGATGACCTCCTAGAAACAggtaaaaatgtgaaaattacaGATTCTGAAGCAAGTAAGCCAAAGGATGTGCAGGATACCATTTCAcagagcctggagaaggaaagcaaGGACTATGAGGTGACTGAGAACCATAAAGATGGTAAGAAGGAAGACTGCGTGAAGGGTGATCCCGTCAAGAAGGAAGCCAGAGAAAGTTCAAAGAAAGCAGAATCTGGAGACAAAGAAAAGGATACTTTGAAGAAAGGTCCCTCGTCTACTGGGGCCTCTGGTCAAGCAAAGAG CTCTACTAAGGAATCTAAAGAAAGCAAGACAACATCAAAGGATGATAAAG GAAGCGCGAGCAGTGTTAGTGGTAGCAGTGGAAGCTCAACTAGAAACCTCTGGGTTAGCGGACTGTCTTCCAACACAAAAGCTGCTGacttgaaaaatctctttggcAAATATGGAAAG GTACTTGGTGCAAAGGTGGTCACAAATGCACGAAGCCCGGGGGCAAAATGCTACGGCATAGTAACAATGTCCTCTAGTACAGAAGTGGCCAGGTGCATCGCACACCTGCACCGCACAGAGCTGCACGGACAGCAGATCTCTGTGGAGAAA gtgaaaGGTGATCCCTCCAAAAAAGAATTGAAGAAGGAAAGTGATGAGAAATCTAGTTCGGGTAGGAGCATAGGAGATAAGAAGACTGCATCAAGTGACAAAGCCAGCAA AACTCCGTCAaccaaaaaagaagaaaagaaatcagagaaatctgaaaaaaaagaaagtaaagaaaccaagaaaacaGAAGGTAAAGATGAGAAGAGTGATAATGGAACAAGTGGCCCTAATCAAGAATCCActaaaaaaactgaagaaaagaaaagaataa GTGGTAAAAGCCCAGGTCAAGTTGTAGTTTTAGACCAAACAAAAGGAGACCAAGGCCACACTAGGACAGTTAGAAGGGGAAGGTTTGATAAA CCACAGATATTGAGGAACAAAGAGCGTATTATTCAAGAGAAAGTGAAATTCAGGGAATACAGGGGTAGAAAGGATATCTTGCCTTTTGAAAAGATGAAGGAACAGAGATTGCGAGAACACATGGTTCGGTTGGAAAGGATACGACGAGCTGTTGAACTGCGAAG gcgAAGAGAAATTGCGGAGCGAGAGCGGCGCGAGCGAGAGCGGATCCGGATAATGCACGAGAGAGAAGAGTgcctgcagagggagagggagcgACTGGAAATTGAGAGgcagaagctggagagggagaggatggaACGGGAGCGTTTGGAGAGAGAGCGTGTTCGGATTGAAcag GAACGTCGGAAAGAAGCGGAGCGAATCGCGCGGGAGAGGGAGGAGCtccggcggcagcagcagcagctccgcTATGAACAGGAGAAGAGGAATTCTTTGAAACGGCCACGGGATGTAGATCACAG GAGAGATGATCCTTACTGGAATGAGAGTAAGAAGATGGCTCTTGATACAGATGCACGTTTTGGCCATGGCTCAGACTACAGCCGCCAGCAGAACAGGTTCAATGACTTTGATCACAGAGAGCGAGGCCGATATCCAGAAAGCTCTTCTGTTCCATCATCTTCTTTTGATAG GCGAGATCGTTTTGTAAATCAAGGTGAGGCAAAAAAGACTCGCCCAACAGCACGAAGAGAAGAGCCAGGCTTTGAGAGGTACCCCAAGACCTTCAGTGAGTCCAGAAGAAATGAACCACCACAGGCAAGAAGCGAACTGCGGGACACGGACAGGCGCGAAGTGCGAGGAGACAGAGATGAGAGGAGAACGGTGATCATCCACGACAGACCAGAAATCCCACACGGCCGACACCCCAGAGAAACCGGCTCCAACCCACCTCGGCAAACGAACTGGAAGAGCGAGGGAAGCATAAGCACAGACAAACGGGATGGCAG CAATTTTTACAGAGGCGAGCGGCCGGAGCGCTCGGGAAGGGAAGTGTCCGGCCACGTGAGGGGAGCGCCTCCCGGGAGCCGCAGCAGCGCCTCTGGCTatggaggcagggaaggagaacGGGGCGTGATGGGAGAGAGAGGTGGAGGACAA CACTACAATGAGGACAGACACGTCGTGGAACGCCACAGTCGTGAAGCTGGACCAAGGAAAGAATGGCATGGACCTAGTTCTCAAGGAAGTGGCTATCATGACACAAGGAGAATGGGAGATGGCCGTGGAGGAGGGGGCATGATGGCTCCACATACAAG TAACTCTTCACCCATTAATAGAGTTGTACAGATCACAGGCAATTCCATGCAGAGGGGAAGTGGCTCAGGATTTAAGCCATTTAAAGGTGGACCTCCACGAAGATTCTAA